The Peromyscus maniculatus bairdii isolate BWxNUB_F1_BW_parent chromosome 6, HU_Pman_BW_mat_3.1, whole genome shotgun sequence genomic interval TTCATATTGTCAGCTTGATGAGATTTCGAATCGCCATGGAAACAGACCTGGGCAAGTCTATGGGAAGTtttctagattagattaattGAGGCAGGCAGCACTATTCCATAGGTTAGGGTCccggacagaaaaaaaaagaacaaaagagaaagacgAATTGAGCATCAGCGTTcagctctccctgcttcctggcggCAGGTGCAGCGGGACCAGCTGCTCCATGCTCCTACCTTCCCCGCCTTGGTGGAACCTCAGCCTGTAAGCCAAAGCGAACCTCGCTCCCCCGAAGCTGCTTTTGTCTGGCATTTCGCCATAGCAATGACAAATACAAAGGTTGTTCCAGATGGAGGAACCCAGATGCAAAGGCTGGGGGCGGGAGAGAGCTTGGCTTGCTTGAGACAACTGAGTGAAAAGCCAGTGACCCAGGCAAAGGGGCAGTGTCAGGAGCCGAGGAGCCTGGGTTATTTAACTGCAGCGTAGGAAGCGGAGCTAGGCAGGCAATTAGGATAGTCTCCCCCAGTCCACACAAGAGCTGAAGTCAAAGGCAACCCAAGGACCAGGGTGTTAGGGTAGAGTGGGGATCATTTTGGAGGTGGTGGTACTCAGAGGACAAGACTTTTGATCACTGCAATGATGGGGAGagagggggcggggggaggagtCAAGGATCCCCCAGGCTTCAGTGTGAACCACTTAGGCCGTGGTGATGCCACTTACTACAAGATGGAGAGACTAGGGGCAAGTTGGGGTCAGGGTGGGGGTGCAGATCAAGCACTCAATCCCTCTGAGGCATCCAAGTAGGTCACTGCACCCTCAGCACCTGGCTTGAAATGTAGGCTAGATGATGGACTGCAGAAGGGGTGGAGGCCAGTGatgcagcagcagctgagccCTGCACCCTAATGTCTCCCAGTCAGCCTCGGCAGCCTCCTCTCCAGTCAcagcccctctgccttcctctgagcTATGAAGTGCTCCCTGTCTCACGCTTTCCTGCTGTCCAGAGGAAAAGATGTCTGAACCCAGCTCCCACCCAAAACCACAGTGCctgccctttctccttccccagcagGAATGGCAGAGTCCCAGAGGAAACCTTGCTGGTCACTATAGTAACAGCTGAGCCTTGGCCTAGAACCAACCAGGTACCCGAACACTGATCTCAGGGAAGGCCAGATGGCACCCAAAATGGGGGGCAGGATGTTAACCCATCACACCTTCCCCAACTCCTGGATTAGTCTCAAGGAATTTCCTTCTGGGAAGACTGGGGGGAAAAACCAACCAGAAGCCGGATGTGCAGAAAGAGGGTGAGGTGACTCTCGGGAGCCCGGGCCTCTACCCACACCACCTCTATCAATATTTCATTAGACTCTTCTCAGGGCCCAGGACAGTAGAAGTGGGATATTGATTTTAAATTCTGCTCTCTCCACTGGAATCAACTCCATGGAACCTCTAAACGTCCCTTTCCCTGACTGTCGTCGTCACTGTCCTCAATTTTGCCTGCTCTGTGGCCCACAAGGACATCTCCATTTGCACTAAGAGCAACACATTAACAACTTGGATGTGGTCATGTGAGCTACAGGGAAAATCTCGGTGACACCCTCAAACCCAAAAAAAAACTTCTCCCTGCCGTAAGGTTCCTGGCTACCTCCCACACACTGAAGATGTCTGAGCATCTTCACCCCGAGTTCTATTCCTCGCAGGAACCGCAAGGTCATCCATCTGGTACAGACTCCAAAGTAGGCAAGTCAACCTGCTAGCCTGCCCCGGAGAGTCCACCTCACTCATGCCTTCTCCCCTGGACCCTTGCTTTGAGACTCTAAGCAatacctacccccccccccatccaagGGCTCCTAGGATGCCTGGGCTCACACTTCATACTCACACTCTGGTCATCATCCTCGCTTCGCATATGGTCCGCGATGAAGCGGACGCCGTCCACTGCCTCCCGGAGGCCGCAGCTGCAAGGCCCCCCCGAGCGCCCCGGACCAGCTGCAGGCGCGGGCTCAGCCCTGAAAGCTCCAGTCAAGCCCTGCCCTGACGCAGGGTTGACGAAGCAGGTGCATGGGTCAGCGGCAGGGCCCTCACGGAAGAAGAGTGCGCCTGCCCCCTCGCGCTCCCGCTGGCGCCTCCGCAGGCGCAGGCGCTGCCGCGCACAGCGGTGGCGTGGCTGCTGCAGGAAGAGCAGAGTGGGCAGCTTCTCCAGGAAGACCACTTTGACCCAGGGAGCCATGGTGTGCGTGGTGGGCGAGCGGTGGTGCACGTTGAGCACGCACACGCTGGTGACGATGGAGAAGGTGACCAGCACCATGGTGAACATGAGGTACTTTCCCACCAGCGGTACGTCAAGGGAGGTGGGAGGCACGATCTTGGAGATGAGCAGCAGGAACACCGTAAGCGCTAGCAGCACAGAGATGCACAGTGTCATCTTCTCCCCGCAGTCCGAGGGCAGGTAGAAGACCAGGATGGCCAGCGAGGTGATGAGCACGCAGGGGATGATGAGGTTGATGGTGTAGAAGAGTGGCTTGCGCCGAATGATGAAGTCATAGGTGATGTCCACGTAGGTGGAATCATCTGGGTTCTCGTTGCGCCGGCCGGGCAGCGCGATGATGTCCCACTCCCCGCTGGGTGTGAAGTCGTCCAGGCTGGCCACGTCGCTTTTGAGCACCAGGTCGATCTCCGTGCGGTCATAGGTCCATGAGCGGAACTTCATGGTGCAGTTCTGCTGGTCAAAGGGGAAGTGCTTCACCTCAATCTTGCATGCACTCTTGTAGATGGCAGGTGGTAGCCAAAAGATGCTACCATCATAGGAGACCACCGCATTGGAGTAGAAGGACACCTCGTACATGCCGTCAGCGCTGCCAAGGAATGAGGCAGTCAGCCCTGGCTTGAGGGTCTCCATCCCACTCATCAACCCAGCAAGGAGGACCCAGGCTGTGAATGACCATCTCATACAAAGATGGTGTGCAGGaatggagctgggggtggggatatGCATGGGCTGGCGGTAAGAACAGCTGTCCTATTCAGGAGGTAGAAGagaaggatgggggtgggatgcaTCTGCTCCTTGTCCCACATTGTGTAAACTGACTAGTCCTTGTGAGGGCAGAGGTAGGGGAAGCCAGAGAGGCCAGAGCAAAGAAGCAATGAAGGGATATGGGCACAGCCCCATCCTTAAGGGAGTCTTGTGCCGTAAAGGTAAGAAGACTCATTGAAGGGAACAGAACAGAATCTAGCTGAAATAAGGACCATAAGTTCTTTGTCCCCACCCAGGCTTCCAGAAGTGCCCCTTCTTGAATCAAGTTAGACACTGACAACTGTCAGTCTTCCCTCTCCCTACCCCAGTTCCAAATACTGGCAATTTAAGTAGCTGGAAGGGGCTGGTCAAGGTCCAAGTCACCATGGGCTCACACTGCATGCCACTAGTTGGGTCTGTCTGTGTGGATAATGCCTGTCTACAACCTGCCAGGGAAAAGCCATCTCCTTCTCACAACAGCACATGCCTCTTACATCCCCACCCCATGATATCATCCTCTCCCAAGCACACCTCTGGTCTCCCATAACCTTCTTATCACTCCAGGGCCACCTACTTGTTGTATAGGACCACATCTGGGAGCCAGATGTGTTTGGAAGGGAGCCGGACTTTCTTCATATTGTCGAAGTCCTCGGGCTTCCAGGTGAGGCGATAATCTTCCCActcctgggaagggagagagcaaAGCAATACCGACCTCCAGCCCCAAAGGGGGCCCAGAGTCGAAGAAAGGGACAAGAGAACTCATATGGCTCGTGGAAAACTTGAAAAAGTCAGCCTTCTCTCCACAGCGACTTCTCTGCCCAGACATGGGTCATGTGATGATGCTTCTTTGTTTAATTTGCACACCTGAGCCAGGATATTAGACTTTACATCTTACAGATGTGAAAATGACTCTTGGGAGTGTTTAACATTTGAAGTCACAGAGTCAAGCAGGCATGGTAGTGAatacctttaatttcagtactagtgaggcagagacaggcagacatctctgtgagttcaagaccaccctgatccacatagtgagttctaggtcagccagggctacacagggagagcagattctaaattaattaattacagtGCTGGTGAGTGGCCTAGTCAAGGATTCAAACCCAACTCTTCAGGACTCCTCTCTGAAGGAGATGAAGAGAGAAGCGGGGAGGGGATGTGGGTAGGAAAGAGCACTGACCTGGGTCAGCCAGACATTGGTGGTCATGATCTGCTCCCGCTCATGCTGCAGGAAAACAGAGCAGCTGCTGAAAAGGCCCCCCAGTCCTCAGACCTCCCACCGCCCTCTTAAggtccccatcaccaccaccaccaccacctcagaaGCGCCTAAGGAGCAAACTCAGATGTTAACCCTTTCTGGCTGGGCTGACTTCTGTAGCTGGACCAAGAGTTTGAGACCCACACTCACCACACTGATAAGCTGGGCCAGTGACACCATGAGCTGCACGGTGACCAGCTCGGAGCCATTGGTGGCTGGACGGATCAGCTTGTTGTAGCGGGAGGGGTCCAGGAGATGCTCCACTAGCCGCTCCTCTGTGTCGGTACCCACAACCCCTGGGCAAGGCAAGGCAGGAAGTGGGTAAACAGAGGGGCTCACAAAAGCCCACCTACCCAGGGAGTCGGGGGATAGGTCAATTAGCTCAGCCTGGAAGTCATAGCCTCTTACAACCCTGTGCTTAAGGATATTGCAAAATGTTCAGTTATGCCTTGGGACCACAGAAGCCCCAGGTTGACTTTCATAGCTAAGTCCCTCTCTGAGACCACACCACGAGTCCAAACAGCTCCAGAGAGACACCTCTAGACTAACCACCCACTCTGAAAAGATGAATTGGGACTTGTTTTCCCCAAAAGGTCTCAGATAGACAAGCCTCTGAGGCTTGAGGTCTCTGCCTCCATGGTTTGGAGCAGAAGAGCGGGGCTGCCTGATCTGGGGGTGGAGGCACCCACCCCCTGTGCTGTCACGCAGGTGTGGAAAGTTCTTTCTATTGTGCATTGCC includes:
- the Chrnb2 gene encoding neuronal acetylcholine receptor subunit beta-2 translates to MAPRSSSMALLLSFGLLWLCSGVVGTDTEERLVEHLLDPSRYNKLIRPATNGSELVTVQLMVSLAQLISVHEREQIMTTNVWLTQEWEDYRLTWKPEDFDNMKKVRLPSKHIWLPDVVLYNNADGMYEVSFYSNAVVSYDGSIFWLPPAIYKSACKIEVKHFPFDQQNCTMKFRSWTYDRTEIDLVLKSDVASLDDFTPSGEWDIIALPGRRNENPDDSTYVDITYDFIIRRKPLFYTINLIIPCVLITSLAILVFYLPSDCGEKMTLCISVLLALTVFLLLISKIVPPTSLDVPLVGKYLMFTMVLVTFSIVTSVCVLNVHHRSPTTHTMAPWVKVVFLEKLPTLLFLQQPRHRCARQRLRLRRRQREREGAGALFFREGPAADPCTCFVNPASGQGLTGAFRAEPAPAAGPGRSGGPCSCGLREAVDGVRFIADHMRSEDDDQSVREDWKYVAMVIDRLFLWIFVFVCVFGTIGMFLQPLFQNYTATTFLHPDHSAPSSK